One window from the genome of Paludisphaera rhizosphaerae encodes:
- a CDS encoding tyrosine-type recombinase/integrase, with product MPNPSTRTPSYRLHKASGQAVVTLDGRDIYLGVHNSQSSRTEYDRVIAEWLANGRRLATTNPITIAEIVVAYLQYVDGRYRSREPANIRSAIKPVRTAYGDVQATDFGPLALKAVRKGMVDAGLCRNLVNHRIQAVVRMFKWAASEQMIPSSTWEALRTVEGLRRGAADVRESEPVRPVDDAHVVATLPFVTRQIAAMIELQRLTGARPGEVCTMRGCDLVMVGNVWEYRPADHKTAHHGRKRTIHIGRRAQEVLRPFLRSDASEYLFQPREADQERRAALRTSRKSKVQPSQVDRSKPEPKRKPGEKYNRTSYRQAIARGVAKANEVRREKDPKADLIPGWHPHQLRHSAATALRRDFGLDVARAVLGHSSAAVTEIYAEMDQAKAREAMERVG from the coding sequence TCTGGGCGTCCACAACTCGCAGTCCAGCCGGACGGAATACGATCGCGTCATCGCCGAATGGCTGGCCAACGGTCGCCGGCTGGCGACGACGAACCCGATCACGATCGCTGAAATCGTGGTCGCCTACCTGCAGTACGTGGACGGCCGATACCGTTCCCGGGAACCCGCCAACATCCGAAGCGCCATCAAGCCAGTCCGGACGGCTTACGGGGACGTCCAGGCGACCGACTTCGGCCCACTCGCGCTGAAGGCGGTCCGCAAAGGGATGGTCGACGCCGGCCTCTGCCGGAACCTGGTCAATCATCGGATTCAGGCCGTCGTCCGGATGTTCAAGTGGGCGGCTTCCGAACAGATGATCCCCTCCTCCACCTGGGAGGCTTTGCGGACGGTCGAGGGGCTTCGACGGGGCGCGGCCGACGTCCGCGAGTCGGAGCCGGTCAGGCCCGTAGATGACGCCCACGTCGTCGCGACGCTGCCTTTCGTGACTCGCCAGATCGCCGCGATGATCGAGCTTCAACGCCTCACAGGCGCGAGGCCGGGCGAGGTCTGCACGATGAGGGGCTGCGACCTGGTCATGGTCGGCAACGTCTGGGAATACCGACCCGCCGATCACAAGACGGCCCACCATGGGAGAAAGCGGACGATCCATATTGGCCGACGGGCCCAGGAAGTCCTACGGCCGTTCCTGCGGTCCGACGCTTCGGAATACCTCTTCCAACCCAGGGAGGCCGACCAGGAGCGTAGGGCGGCGCTGAGGACATCTCGGAAGTCAAAGGTCCAGCCGTCCCAGGTCGACCGGAGCAAACCGGAGCCGAAACGGAAGCCGGGCGAGAAATACAACCGCACGAGCTACCGTCAGGCGATCGCCCGCGGCGTCGCGAAGGCGAACGAGGTCCGACGCGAGAAGGATCCGAAGGCCGACCTAATCCCTGGTTGGCATCCCCACCAGCTGCGGCATTCAGCCGCTACCGCCCTGCGAAGGGATTTCGGACTCGACGTCGCCCGCGCCGTCCTGGGGCATTCATCGGCCGCAGTGACGGAGATTTATGCGGAGATGGACCAGGCGAAAGCTCGCGAAGCGATGGAACGGGTAGGGTGA